Proteins encoded in a region of the Pseudomonas denitrificans (nom. rej.) genome:
- a CDS encoding arsenate reductase ArsC yields the protein MTDKIRVLFVCPANAARSQFAEALLRHTDSEHFEAFSAGTQPGVIDPRTYAALDHLAIDTSGLHSKSIEEFTGERFDYVITLCDKAAQECPTLPGVGEALAWNSEDPVTSSRHDAFRHTLHEIHERIKMFVLVKTKH from the coding sequence ATGACTGACAAGATCCGCGTCCTGTTTGTTTGTCCCGCCAACGCCGCTCGCTCCCAGTTCGCCGAAGCGCTGCTTCGACACACTGACAGTGAGCACTTCGAGGCCTTTAGCGCTGGAACTCAGCCTGGAGTGATCGACCCGCGAACCTATGCCGCCCTCGATCATCTCGCCATCGATACCAGCGGGCTGCACAGCAAATCCATCGAAGAGTTCACGGGTGAACGTTTCGACTACGTCATCACCCTTTGCGACAAAGCCGCTCAGGAATGCCCAACCCTTCCAGGGGTTGGCGAGGCATTGGCGTGGAACTCCGAAGATCCGGTAACCAGCAGTCGCCACGACGCCTTCCGTCACACGCTTCACGAGATTCACGAGCGCATCAAGATGTTCGTCCTCGTGAAAACCAAACACTGA
- the arsD gene encoding arsenite efflux transporter metallochaperone ArsD, with protein MHLIQIYDPALCCSTGVCGVEVDQSLVTFASDVEWAIRQGANVQRFNLAHEPQAFAEQSAVREFLQRSGQGSLPLTLVDGEIAMAGRYPSRTELAHWAALQASPSTDSESSGCCSSGRCC; from the coding sequence ATGCATCTCATCCAGATATACGATCCCGCCTTGTGCTGTAGCACCGGCGTTTGCGGGGTTGAAGTGGATCAGTCCCTTGTCACCTTCGCGAGTGATGTCGAGTGGGCAATCCGGCAAGGCGCCAATGTTCAGCGTTTCAATCTGGCGCATGAGCCTCAGGCCTTTGCCGAGCAATCCGCTGTCCGTGAATTTCTGCAGCGTTCTGGCCAGGGCAGCCTGCCGTTGACCCTGGTAGATGGCGAAATCGCTATGGCAGGGCGCTATCCATCGCGCACAGAGTTGGCTCACTGGGCCGCCCTTCAAGCCTCACCCTCTACGGACTCGGAGAGCAGCGGATGCTGCTCTTCCGGTCGTTGCTGCTGA
- a CDS encoding metalloregulator ArsR/SmtB family transcription factor, whose product MTDSLTPTQVFKCLADENRIRMMLLIAREEELCVCELTCALDESQPKVSRHLAQLRTCGLLEDRRQGQWVYYRLHPNLPAWVHEILVTTLEANRQWLSTSSKRLDTMGDRPERVAACC is encoded by the coding sequence ATGACTGACTCTCTGACACCGACCCAGGTTTTCAAATGCCTGGCTGACGAAAACCGCATCCGCATGATGCTGTTGATCGCTCGCGAGGAAGAGCTCTGCGTCTGCGAACTGACCTGTGCCCTGGATGAAAGCCAACCGAAGGTGTCTCGCCACCTGGCTCAGCTGCGTACCTGTGGGCTACTGGAAGACCGCCGGCAAGGCCAGTGGGTGTACTACCGGCTGCATCCAAACCTGCCCGCCTGGGTACACGAAATTCTCGTGACGACTCTTGAAGCCAACCGCCAGTGGTTGAGCACGAGCTCCAAGCGACTGGACACCATGGGCGACCGCCCCGAGCGCGTTGCTGCCTGCTGCTGA
- the arsA gene encoding arsenical pump-driving ATPase codes for MQFLQSPPRFLFFTGKGGVGKTSIACAAAVQLAGENKRVLLVSTDPASNVGQVFSTEIGNKVTEIQEVPRLAALEIDPQQAAQAYRDRIVGPVKGVLPEDVVKGIEEQLSGACTTEIAAFDEFTSLLTDDALIAEFDHIIFDTAPTGHTIRLLQLPGAWSGFLESGKGDASCLGPLAGLEKHRAQYKAAVAALADPVRTRLILVARAQNAALREVARTHEELADIGLKQQYLVVNGVLPAAAAEGDELAAAIYQREQQVLAKIPEVLRSLPLDQVALKPFNLVGLDALKHLFLDVAIGPVAETRTNTELHLPKLSPLVDDIAAEGHGLIMLMGKGGVGKTTMAAAVAVDLARRGLPVHLTTSDPAAHLAETLEGVMENLTVSRIDPQAETERYRQHVLKTKGASLDAEGRALLEEDLRSPCTEEIAVFQAFSRVIREAGKKFVVMDTAPTGHTLLLLDATGAYHREIVRQMGDTKVGYTTPMMQLQDPKQTKVLLVTLAETTPVLEAANLQDDLRRAGIEPWAWVINNSVAAAAPRSALLRRRAENERREIDAVATKHSSRYAVVPLLKDEPVGIDRLQSLVGHS; via the coding sequence ATGCAATTTCTTCAATCCCCACCCCGCTTCCTCTTCTTCACTGGCAAAGGCGGCGTCGGCAAAACATCTATCGCCTGCGCTGCTGCCGTCCAACTGGCCGGCGAGAACAAGCGCGTCCTGTTGGTCAGCACTGATCCAGCGTCCAATGTGGGCCAAGTTTTCAGTACGGAAATCGGCAACAAGGTCACCGAGATCCAGGAAGTCCCCCGTCTCGCTGCACTGGAAATCGATCCCCAGCAGGCAGCTCAGGCATACCGCGACAGAATTGTCGGGCCGGTGAAAGGTGTGCTGCCTGAAGATGTCGTGAAAGGTATCGAGGAGCAACTTTCCGGGGCCTGCACCACTGAGATCGCGGCCTTCGATGAGTTCACCTCACTGCTCACCGATGACGCGCTGATCGCTGAGTTCGACCACATCATTTTTGACACCGCGCCGACTGGGCACACCATCCGCCTTCTGCAGCTTCCAGGAGCCTGGAGCGGCTTTTTGGAGAGCGGTAAGGGCGATGCCTCGTGCCTCGGGCCTCTCGCAGGGCTGGAAAAGCATCGCGCCCAGTACAAAGCGGCTGTAGCAGCGCTGGCTGATCCCGTACGTACTCGCCTGATACTCGTTGCACGAGCCCAAAATGCTGCGCTCCGCGAAGTTGCGCGCACCCATGAGGAGCTTGCCGATATCGGCTTGAAGCAGCAGTACCTGGTGGTGAATGGTGTGTTGCCGGCCGCCGCTGCAGAAGGCGACGAACTTGCAGCCGCCATCTACCAGCGGGAGCAGCAGGTACTAGCGAAGATCCCGGAGGTACTTCGTAGCCTTCCGCTCGATCAGGTGGCACTCAAACCCTTCAACCTGGTGGGGCTCGATGCACTGAAGCACCTGTTCCTTGATGTGGCCATCGGGCCAGTCGCGGAGACCAGGACGAACACCGAGCTTCACTTACCTAAGCTGTCGCCGCTCGTTGATGACATCGCCGCCGAAGGGCACGGTCTGATCATGCTGATGGGCAAAGGCGGTGTAGGAAAGACCACCATGGCCGCAGCGGTGGCAGTCGACCTGGCCCGCCGAGGCCTTCCGGTGCACCTCACGACTTCTGACCCGGCAGCGCATCTCGCGGAGACGCTTGAAGGCGTCATGGAGAACCTCACGGTCAGCAGAATCGATCCTCAGGCTGAGACCGAGCGATACCGGCAGCACGTACTCAAGACAAAAGGCGCCAGTCTCGATGCGGAAGGCCGTGCCCTGCTGGAAGAAGACCTGCGGTCGCCCTGCACCGAAGAGATCGCCGTGTTCCAGGCCTTCTCCAGAGTCATCCGGGAAGCAGGCAAGAAGTTCGTCGTGATGGATACGGCCCCCACAGGACACACCCTGCTTCTACTGGACGCCACAGGGGCCTATCACCGCGAGATTGTCCGCCAGATGGGCGACACGAAGGTGGGCTACACCACGCCGATGATGCAGTTGCAGGATCCGAAGCAGACCAAGGTGCTCCTGGTAACGCTTGCCGAAACCACTCCAGTTCTGGAGGCGGCAAACCTGCAGGACGATCTGCGCCGCGCAGGTATCGAGCCATGGGCTTGGGTGATCAATAACAGCGTCGCTGCAGCAGCGCCAAGATCCGCGCTGCTGCGCAGGAGAGCAGAGAATGAGCGCCGCGAAATCGATGCGGTTGCTACCAAGCACTCCTCCCGCTACGCGGTTGTCCCGCTGCTGAAAGATGAACCTGTCGGCATAGATCGTCTGCAATCGCTGGTCGGACACAGCTAA
- a CDS encoding arsenate reductase ArsC, translating to MKVLFLCTANSCRSILSEAVFNHLAPVGMKAYSAGSEPKGEVNPLSITALQRAGIATDGLSSKSTDSHADLAPDLVITVCDKAAGEACPVFFGPAAKAHWGLADPSDLQGSKEEMDAAFDATLERIKQRISAFLALPLEQLDAAQLKAELARIGTL from the coding sequence ATGAAAGTTCTGTTCCTCTGCACCGCCAATAGCTGCCGAAGCATCTTGTCTGAGGCTGTCTTCAATCACTTGGCTCCGGTCGGCATGAAGGCATACAGCGCCGGTAGCGAGCCCAAGGGGGAAGTGAATCCGCTGTCCATCACAGCCCTGCAGCGCGCCGGTATCGCCACTGATGGCCTGAGCAGCAAGTCCACCGATTCACATGCCGACCTGGCACCGGACTTGGTCATCACCGTTTGCGACAAGGCAGCCGGCGAGGCGTGCCCCGTGTTCTTCGGGCCCGCTGCGAAGGCCCATTGGGGACTTGCCGACCCGTCCGACCTGCAAGGTAGCAAGGAAGAGATGGATGCTGCCTTCGATGCCACGCTTGAGCGGATCAAGCAGCGCATTTCGGCGTTTCTCGCACTGCCCCTTGAACAACTCGATGCAGCCCAACTCAAGGCGGAGCTGGCACGCATCGGCACGCTCTGA